A section of the Planktothrix sp. FACHB-1365 genome encodes:
- the gcvH gene encoding glycine cleavage system protein GcvH → MTMADYPDDLRYTDSHEYVRLEGEIATIGITSFAVRQLGDIVFVELPDTGTKIEQEEIFGTVESVKAVETLIAPLSGTVIEYNTAVVDDPEIVSDDPYGEGWFIKVQVDNLTDLDDTLSRNQYLSLIEGV, encoded by the coding sequence ATGACTATGGCAGACTATCCTGACGACCTCAGATATACAGATAGCCATGAATACGTCAGACTTGAGGGTGAAATCGCCACCATTGGTATTACGAGCTTTGCTGTGAGGCAACTCGGAGATATCGTGTTTGTGGAATTACCAGATACAGGCACGAAGATTGAGCAAGAAGAAATATTTGGAACCGTTGAGTCTGTAAAAGCTGTAGAAACATTGATAGCGCCGCTCAGTGGGACAGTGATTGAATACAATACAGCCGTTGTAGATGACCCTGAAATTGTATCAGATGATCCCTATGGAGAAGGATGGTTTATCAAGGTTCAAGTCGATAATCTGACTGATTTAGATGATACCTTATCCCGAAATCAATATCTAAGCTTAATTGAAGGAGTTTAA
- a CDS encoding class I SAM-dependent methyltransferase — MTLTQSLKTLGCLGDVTLEANHARLKGWITSIQGKPIDQFKLMIGNQEITEFKLERNLPSPDVQKLFPTLPNSDQARFFIYVPLDKIAPNQFNTLVQLIPIVNGEAGEILFNLLESTLPVPEKEDRLGVGGSFKFVACDFLGHFVNKAQLKPHESILDAGCGVGRMAYSLSYYLDDTARYEGFDIVEKWINWSQSVIHEHRPNFNFQWANIYNKRYNTEGTIKVEDYSFPYGNEQFDFVLLTSVFTHLYANAVQNYLQEVYRVLKPGGRCLCTFFLLNEESEALIKAGKSSQNLIHEIEGSFCSDLDIPEASMGHRESSVMQWIEALGFTVSAKYNGLWCGRNFGTNYQDMLILKKP, encoded by the coding sequence ATGACTCTAACACAATCCCTTAAAACCCTAGGCTGTTTAGGAGATGTTACCCTAGAAGCCAATCATGCTCGTTTGAAAGGATGGATCACCTCTATTCAAGGCAAACCCATAGACCAGTTTAAATTGATGATCGGGAATCAAGAAATTACTGAATTTAAACTTGAAAGAAATCTCCCTAGTCCCGATGTTCAAAAGCTGTTTCCGACCTTACCCAATTCTGATCAAGCTCGATTTTTTATTTATGTCCCTTTAGACAAAATTGCACCCAATCAATTTAATACTTTAGTACAATTAATTCCTATTGTCAACGGAGAAGCGGGAGAAATTTTATTTAATTTATTAGAATCAACCCTTCCCGTTCCTGAAAAAGAAGATCGCTTAGGCGTGGGTGGAAGTTTTAAATTTGTGGCTTGTGATTTCTTAGGTCATTTTGTCAATAAAGCGCAATTAAAACCCCACGAATCGATTTTAGATGCGGGATGTGGAGTCGGACGCATGGCTTATTCTCTCAGCTATTATTTAGATGATACCGCCCGTTATGAAGGGTTTGATATTGTGGAAAAATGGATTAACTGGAGTCAATCTGTTATTCATGAACATCGACCGAATTTTAACTTTCAATGGGCAAATATTTATAATAAGCGCTATAATACAGAAGGAACAATTAAAGTAGAAGACTATTCTTTTCCCTATGGGAATGAACAATTTGATTTTGTTTTACTAACCTCTGTCTTTACCCATTTATATGCGAATGCAGTTCAAAATTATCTGCAAGAAGTTTATCGTGTTCTTAAACCCGGAGGACGGTGTTTATGTACATTCTTTTTATTAAATGAAGAATCAGAAGCGTTAATAAAAGCCGGAAAAAGTTCTCAAAACTTAATCCATGAAATAGAAGGTTCTTTTTGTTCAGATTTAGACATTCCTGAAGCATCAATGGGTCATCGGGAATCTTCTGTTATGCAGTGGATTGAAGCATTAGGATTTACCGTTTCAGCTAAATATAATGGCTTATGGTGTGGAAGAAATTTTGGAACTAACTACCAAGATATGTTAATTCTAAAAAAACCGTAG
- a CDS encoding transposase yields the protein MYEYRKLTPEQRKELVKQRLAKGFPPHSPPHPIQIEAFYLLTVACYEHQPYISTPYRRQELLNLIFEQFINTGFDIRAWVILPNHYHLLVYVDKFAELSRLFNTIHGRTSRYWNLEDQVKKRKIWYRFSDRMVRNDQHYYQILNYLHFNPVKHDYVQSPYDWKESSIHWYLEDYGRQWLRDAWVQYPVKDYGKDWDD from the coding sequence ATGTACGAATATCGCAAACTTACACCTGAACAACGAAAAGAACTGGTTAAACAACGGTTAGCGAAAGGATTTCCGCCTCACTCACCTCCCCATCCCATTCAGATTGAAGCTTTTTATTTATTAACCGTTGCTTGTTATGAACATCAACCTTATATTTCAACGCCATATCGTCGTCAAGAATTATTAAATTTAATTTTTGAACAGTTTATTAATACGGGTTTTGATATTCGGGCTTGGGTTATTCTTCCCAATCATTATCATTTATTGGTCTATGTTGATAAATTTGCAGAACTCAGCCGTTTATTTAATACGATTCATGGGAGAACTTCTCGCTACTGGAACTTAGAAGATCAAGTTAAAAAACGGAAGATTTGGTATCGTTTTTCAGACCGGATGGTTCGCAATGATCAACATTATTATCAAATTTTAAATTATCTCCATTTTAATCCTGTTAAACATGATTATGTTCAATCTCCTTATGATTGGAAAGAAAGTAGTATTCATTGGTATCTGGAAGATTATGGTCGCCAATGGTTACGGGATGCTTGGGTTCAATATCCGGTTAAGGATTATGGGAAAGATTGGGATGATTGA
- a CDS encoding GUN4 domain-containing protein, whose product MLTYHQLYRIDFMSFQCPVCNSPYEKPIPEACLVCGWDLQFNRDLEQEQKRLDWAKKTWKRLQTLNLYQQKPRSSSKKRLTFADILPRLESLELQLQQATLERQHLQNLLDWILHYLKPLNSELSLNQTFPSVTDFDSNITSIFPLSEVGIDYSSLIELLAKGDWKTADEYTWQLILYMGEREAEKWLRVEDIEQFPCTDLNTLNWLWDYYSHGLFSLTCQWQIFYDLDGDYTKFCEQVGWRVGDSWSYYEELNFTLNAPLGHLPIIAWRKRACYGVGATTPDENLSSFFSRLSICSKPFRA is encoded by the coding sequence ATGTTAACATACCACCAACTTTACCGGATTGATTTCATGAGCTTTCAATGTCCCGTCTGTAACTCCCCCTATGAAAAACCAATTCCCGAAGCTTGTTTAGTCTGTGGATGGGATTTACAATTTAATCGAGATTTAGAACAGGAACAAAAGCGTTTAGATTGGGCAAAAAAAACATGGAAACGCTTACAAACTCTTAACCTTTATCAACAAAAACCTCGTTCATCGTCAAAAAAAAGATTAACTTTTGCTGATATTTTACCTCGCTTAGAAAGTTTGGAACTTCAACTGCAACAAGCGACGCTAGAACGACAACATTTACAAAATTTGTTAGATTGGATTTTACACTATTTAAAACCGTTAAATTCTGAATTATCTCTCAATCAAACCTTCCCCTCTGTTACGGATTTTGATTCTAATATCACTTCTATTTTTCCCTTATCAGAAGTTGGAATAGATTATAGTTCTCTGATTGAATTATTAGCAAAGGGAGATTGGAAAACAGCAGATGAATATACTTGGCAATTAATTTTATATATGGGAGAACGGGAAGCCGAAAAATGGTTAAGAGTTGAAGATATTGAACAGTTTCCTTGTACGGATTTAAACACTTTAAACTGGCTTTGGGATTATTATAGTCATGGATTATTTAGTTTAACTTGTCAATGGCAAATTTTCTATGATTTAGACGGAGATTATACAAAATTTTGTGAGCAAGTCGGTTGGCGAGTGGGAGACAGTTGGAGTTATTATGAGGAATTAAATTTTACCTTGAATGCACCCCTAGGACATTTACCGATTATTGCTTGGCGAAAACGAGCGTGTTACGGTGTTGGGGCTACAACCCCCGATGAAAATTTATCCTCATTTTTTTCCCGCCTATCTATTTGTAGTAAGCCCTTCAGGGCTTAA
- a CDS encoding ATP-binding protein, whose amino-acid sequence MINKSDLTTVLIIDNHSIDLQAVLNLLSREEVNLLLLNPLEVDLNQVEFSLPDLILIAVDKLDEKQLCFCEQLNISPVTQHIPIIWITENPDKESFKKGLSLGIIDYFSPGLEKDELFLKLKSYCKMAHERKAILNTSKLLQEKLDNQTQENRELKEINNKLEVKVEWYCQELAQAQDKLKQEITESQKNKTALEESLSQIKVIQNQLVNSEKMSALGQMLAGIAHEINNPVNFIYGNLAYVQEYIDDILKIFELYQHYYPQPNPTIQAEAEAVELDFILEDLPKMLESMQVGAERIREIVLSLRSFARQDGAKMKAINLHEGIDNTLMILQNRLKSKPDHPAICVIKEYSPALPLVECYGGEMNQVFMNILANAIDAIEENSQHKSLEELKVNPNKILIKTDIINDHNISIIIRDNAGGMAEDMIHHLFEPFFTTKPVGKGTGIGLSISQHIVVEKHNGSLRCISTPGEGTEFIIEIPITQELPTPKNIAGNTEEKSSRFRFEHQSLS is encoded by the coding sequence ATGATTAACAAGTCTGACTTAACCACTGTTTTAATTATTGATAATCACTCCATAGACCTCCAGGCTGTATTAAATTTATTGAGCCGAGAAGAGGTTAATTTATTGTTGCTAAATCCACTGGAAGTAGATCTAAATCAAGTAGAATTTTCTCTCCCTGACTTAATTTTAATTGCAGTTGATAAGCTGGATGAAAAACAATTGTGCTTTTGTGAACAGTTAAATATATCCCCTGTAACTCAACATATTCCTATCATTTGGATTACAGAAAATCCCGATAAAGAATCTTTTAAAAAAGGATTGAGTTTAGGAATTATTGATTATTTCTCTCCAGGTTTAGAAAAAGATGAGTTATTCCTAAAACTAAAAAGCTATTGTAAGATGGCTCACGAGCGAAAAGCTATTTTAAACACCTCTAAATTATTACAAGAAAAATTAGACAATCAAACGCAGGAGAATCGGGAGTTAAAAGAAATTAATAATAAATTAGAGGTAAAAGTTGAATGGTATTGTCAAGAATTGGCTCAAGCGCAGGATAAATTAAAACAAGAAATTACAGAATCCCAAAAAAACAAAACAGCTTTAGAAGAATCTTTAAGCCAAATTAAAGTTATTCAAAATCAATTAGTAAATAGCGAAAAAATGTCAGCATTAGGGCAAATGTTAGCCGGAATTGCCCATGAAATTAATAATCCGGTTAATTTTATTTATGGAAATTTAGCGTATGTTCAAGAATATATTGATGATATTTTAAAGATTTTTGAACTGTATCAACACTATTATCCGCAACCTAATCCTACCATTCAAGCAGAAGCGGAAGCCGTGGAATTAGATTTTATTTTGGAAGATTTACCCAAAATGTTAGAATCGATGCAAGTGGGAGCAGAACGTATTCGAGAAATTGTTTTAAGTTTACGCAGTTTTGCCCGTCAGGATGGAGCAAAAATGAAAGCGATTAATCTTCATGAAGGAATTGATAACACTTTAATGATTTTACAAAATCGTTTAAAATCTAAACCGGATCATCCTGCCATTTGCGTGATTAAAGAATATAGTCCTGCTTTGCCTTTAGTCGAATGTTACGGGGGAGAAATGAATCAAGTTTTTATGAATATTCTAGCCAATGCCATTGATGCCATTGAAGAAAATAGTCAACACAAAAGTTTAGAAGAACTTAAAGTTAATCCGAATAAAATTTTGATTAAAACCGATATTATTAATGATCATAATATTTCGATTATCATTCGAGATAATGCCGGGGGAATGGCAGAGGATATGATTCATCATTTATTTGAACCTTTCTTTACTACAAAACCCGTTGGTAAAGGCACAGGAATTGGTTTATCGATTAGTCAACATATTGTAGTAGAAAAACATAACGGAAGTTTACGCTGTATTTCCACCCCAGGAGAAGGAACAGAATTTATTATAGAAATTCCCATCACTCAGGAACTGCCAACTCCCAAGAATATAGCCGGGAATACAGAGGAAAAAAGTTCACGATTTCGGTTTGAGCATCAGTCTTTGTCTTAA
- a CDS encoding S-layer family protein — MNNHLKNYKFLPKMRLILLTFSLIYAGNIQKAIAQIIPDQTLPQNTLVTPDGNIMKIEGGTQNGINLFHSFQEFSIPEGSAAFFNNSLDIQNIISRVTGHNISNIQGLIQTNGTANLFLINPNGILFGPNAQLNIGGSFTASTANSIIFDNGSEFSAINPVAPPLLTVNVPIGLQMGNQPGSITNQSQGLGIGIDGKAANTGLQVQPGQTIRLIGGDVILNQGNLTAFGGKIELAALKNGTWSLQPANYVFTSPDFQLGSIRLFRQSQIDSSGAGGGLIVLQGRDVALTDGSRILSNTYDSLNGGGINIQAEQFRLDNRAFISSSTLATGNAGDINITAKNSIDLVGTRPQFFLQQLVSEKFNPQSLADGIFSLSLGTGTAGTVTLDTAQLQIMNGAGILTPTLGSGSGGNITLLASRFADITQGSLVITGTVSTGNAGEINIFTPQLRLLQDSHIVTSPGLSGAGKGGDLNLNADTVEVRGVSAGVVVPTGLFTATLGTGSAGDLTVNARQLTVAEGAQVSASAAGAGKGGNLTVNAESVQLRGVSEDGRFLSGLLTSSSLLTVEGQKGTAAAGDLTVNTQRLVVQDGAQISAATGGEGSAGNLTLNATESIDVVGFATNIDQSVESVSFGTIGDGIVPSSIESNTSGAGSAGDLRINTGRLTVRNGAEIGVRGTNAGAAGNLEIQAGKILLDNEGTISAATVAGTGGNIRATAQSVELRRDSQITTNAGNADGGNITLGTSDLVALENSDITANAEAGKGGQVIINAQGVFGTQFREFQTPQSDITATSELGAEFSGAVEISSPEVDPSAGLVELPTNLVDPTTLIATRCSGNEGNQFVITGRGGLPPSPNDALTSEPTVMNWINLVETRLGEAMPKAIGASLQGSGTSLRGTVKTTPNPPIQEAQGWIVRADGVIELVTNPPQGRTLPTGVLPPQCSTLSTTVR; from the coding sequence ATGAATAATCATCTTAAAAATTATAAATTTTTGCCCAAAATGCGATTAATTTTATTGACATTTTCTTTGATTTATGCTGGAAATATTCAAAAAGCGATCGCCCAAATCATACCCGATCAAACCTTACCCCAAAATACCCTTGTCACCCCCGATGGTAATATCATGAAGATTGAAGGGGGAACCCAAAACGGCATCAATTTATTTCATAGTTTCCAAGAGTTTTCTATACCCGAAGGCAGTGCAGCCTTTTTCAATAATTCCCTTGATATTCAAAATATTATTAGTCGCGTCACCGGACATAATATTTCTAACATCCAAGGTTTAATTCAAACCAATGGAACCGCCAATTTATTCTTAATTAATCCCAATGGAATTTTATTCGGCCCTAACGCCCAACTCAATATTGGGGGTTCCTTTACAGCCAGTACCGCCAATAGTATTATTTTTGATAATGGCAGTGAATTTAGCGCCATAAATCCCGTAGCACCGCCTTTATTAACCGTTAATGTTCCCATTGGGTTACAGATGGGAAATCAACCGGGTTCTATCACCAATCAATCCCAAGGCTTAGGCATTGGAATAGATGGAAAAGCAGCCAATACAGGATTACAAGTACAACCCGGTCAGACTATTCGTTTAATTGGTGGAGATGTCATTTTAAATCAAGGAAATCTGACTGCTTTTGGGGGTAAAATAGAATTAGCCGCCTTAAAAAATGGCACTTGGTCTTTACAACCTGCAAATTATGTCTTTACCTCCCCTGATTTTCAATTAGGTTCAATTCGACTCTTCCGCCAAAGTCAAATTGATAGCAGTGGAGCCGGAGGAGGGTTAATTGTCCTGCAAGGGCGAGACGTTGCTTTAACCGATGGTTCCCGCATTCTTTCTAATACCTATGATTCTCTCAATGGAGGCGGCATTAACATTCAAGCCGAACAATTCCGCTTAGATAATCGTGCCTTTATCTCCTCATCAACCCTCGCTACAGGCAATGCAGGTGATATTAATATTACTGCTAAAAATTCCATTGATTTAGTCGGAACTCGCCCTCAATTTTTTTTACAACAATTAGTATCAGAAAAGTTCAATCCCCAAAGCCTTGCTGATGGTATTTTTAGCCTGAGTTTGGGCACAGGTACGGCTGGAACAGTTACCCTCGATACTGCCCAATTGCAAATCATGAATGGGGCCGGAATTTTAACACCCACTTTGGGCAGTGGGTCAGGCGGAAATATTACCTTGTTAGCCTCTCGGTTCGCTGATATTACCCAAGGTTCACTGGTGATTACCGGAACTGTGAGTACGGGAAACGCCGGAGAGATTAATATTTTTACTCCCCAATTACGCCTATTACAAGATTCCCATATTGTTACCAGTCCAGGGCTCTCTGGGGCTGGTAAAGGAGGAGATCTTAACCTCAATGCCGATACCGTAGAAGTTCGGGGTGTGAGTGCTGGTGTCGTCGTCCCGACGGGATTATTTACCGCTACCTTGGGAACCGGAAGCGCTGGAGATCTCACCGTTAACGCTCGTCAACTTACCGTTGCAGAGGGGGCGCAAGTCTCTGCGTCGGCGGCGGGTGCTGGGAAAGGGGGCAATTTAACCGTAAATGCGGAGTCCGTACAACTGCGGGGAGTGTCGGAGGATGGACGGTTTTTGAGTGGGTTATTAACTTCTTCTTCCCTGTTAACCGTCGAGGGACAAAAAGGCACAGCCGCCGCCGGGGATTTAACCGTTAATACCCAACGGTTAGTGGTACAGGATGGCGCCCAAATTTCCGCAGCCACCGGAGGAGAAGGGTCGGCCGGAAATTTAACCTTAAATGCTACGGAATCTATTGATGTCGTTGGGTTTGCCACTAATATTGATCAATCCGTTGAATCGGTTTCCTTTGGAACCATTGGCGATGGCATTGTACCGAGTTCCATTGAATCAAATACCAGTGGGGCGGGAAGTGCGGGGGATTTGCGGATTAATACCGGACGGTTAACGGTGCGAAATGGAGCGGAAATTGGGGTGCGAGGAACCAATGCAGGGGCGGCGGGTAACTTAGAAATTCAAGCGGGTAAGATTCTATTGGATAATGAAGGAACCATTAGTGCTGCAACAGTTGCGGGTACGGGGGGAAATATTCGCGCCACAGCGCAAAGCGTTGAATTGCGGCGAGATAGTCAAATTACCACTAATGCTGGAAACGCTGACGGGGGAAATATTACCCTGGGGACTTCCGATTTAGTCGCGTTAGAAAATAGTGATATTACGGCGAATGCGGAAGCGGGAAAAGGCGGACAGGTGATTATTAATGCTCAAGGGGTTTTCGGGACACAATTTCGAGAATTCCAAACCCCCCAAAGTGATATTACCGCCACCAGTGAGTTAGGGGCCGAGTTTAGCGGGGCGGTGGAAATTAGTAGTCCAGAAGTTGACCCTAGTGCGGGGTTAGTGGAGTTACCGACCAATTTAGTAGACCCCACCACCTTAATTGCAACCCGATGTTCGGGAAATGAGGGGAATCAATTTGTGATTACCGGACGGGGGGGTTTACCTCCGAGTCCCAATGATGCGTTAACCTCTGAACCGACTGTCATGAATTGGATTAATCTCGTAGAGACGCGCCTGGGCGAAGCTATGCCGAAGGCTATTGGCGCGTCTCTACAGGGCTCTGGCACATCTCTACGGGGAACTGTAAAAACCACCCCTAACCCCCCAATTCAAGAAGCCCAAGGATGGATTGTCAGGGCGGATGGGGTGATAGAATTAGTCACCAATCCCCCCCAAGGACGGACATTGCCTACAGGTGTGTTACCGCCTCAGTGTTCGACATTATCGACAACGGTAAGGTGA
- a CDS encoding sensor histidine kinase: protein MKRLAFTIPLRVAIPSLLLFLGSGLGLYGFMTEVKKTYEYQETEIYHQADFYSEKTVQLLEFILRRFTSYTSSLDGAKIIIGETGEQPNLELSAFLDENNVIIFSTHYDLQKQAIKDTDLAYLYPQIKQVQQTQIQQKIWSDNRQSLKLITPVILPPKPNELRSRFGTFLSIYDLTQLKKVAYQDALNRSLKMNAVVLGVCLLVWLFFELSLTKRVSRLVLVSQNLAHGNLSDRSRLPGSDELAKISYAFDQMAEKIEQDTYDLQQSQLELQEKATALETALTQLKQTQTQLLQSEKMSSLGQLVAGIAHEINNPVSFIFGNITYAKEYTNSLLNLISLYQTYYPQPIPEIQAEIDDLDLEFLKSDLQKIFDSMRVGSQRIADIVQSLRSFSRLDEADVKTVDLHENIDNTLMILKHRLKAQSSRPEIKVIKNYGNIPLINCYAGQLNQVFMNILINAIDALSSVQENEFCKVRTSTPPQILIQTETLIDSEHKTWVQIQISDNGLGMSETVKNRIFEPFFTTKPVGQGTGMGLAISYQIVVEKHQGQLLCTSQIGEGSTFVITLPLSIMSNTEAVTHL, encoded by the coding sequence ATGAAACGTTTGGCTTTTACTATCCCTCTGCGAGTCGCTATTCCTAGTTTATTACTCTTTTTGGGTAGTGGACTGGGTTTATATGGGTTCATGACAGAGGTAAAAAAAACCTATGAATATCAGGAAACTGAAATTTATCACCAGGCGGATTTTTATAGTGAAAAAACCGTGCAGTTATTAGAATTTATTTTACGCCGATTCACCAGTTATACTAGCAGTTTAGATGGGGCAAAAATCATTATTGGGGAAACAGGAGAACAACCGAATTTAGAATTATCTGCATTTCTGGATGAAAATAATGTTATTATCTTTTCCACTCACTACGATTTACAAAAACAAGCTATAAAAGATACTGATTTAGCTTATCTTTACCCCCAGATTAAACAGGTTCAACAAACCCAAATACAACAAAAGATTTGGTCGGATAATCGACAATCGTTAAAATTGATTACTCCCGTTATACTGCCTCCTAAGCCGAATGAATTGCGATCAAGATTTGGAACTTTTTTATCGATTTATGACCTAACTCAACTCAAAAAAGTCGCTTATCAAGATGCTTTAAATCGATCTCTAAAAATGAATGCTGTAGTCTTAGGCGTTTGTTTGTTAGTTTGGTTATTTTTTGAATTGAGTTTAACGAAACGAGTCTCGCGGTTAGTCTTAGTCAGTCAAAATTTAGCTCATGGAAATTTAAGCGATCGCAGTCGTTTACCCGGATCTGATGAATTAGCAAAAATTTCTTATGCTTTTGATCAAATGGCAGAAAAAATCGAACAAGATACCTATGATTTACAACAGTCTCAACTCGAATTACAAGAAAAAGCTACCGCATTAGAAACGGCTTTAACGCAATTAAAACAAACCCAAACTCAATTATTACAAAGTGAAAAAATGTCTAGTTTAGGACAACTCGTTGCGGGAATTGCCCATGAAATTAATAATCCCGTTAGTTTTATTTTTGGAAATATTACTTATGCTAAAGAATATACCAATAGTTTACTCAATTTAATTTCCCTGTATCAAACTTATTATCCTCAACCTATCCCAGAAATTCAAGCTGAAATCGATGATTTAGATTTAGAATTTCTGAAATCTGACCTCCAGAAAATCTTTGATTCGATGCGGGTTGGTAGTCAACGAATTGCGGATATTGTTCAATCGTTACGTTCATTTTCTCGGTTAGATGAAGCCGATGTCAAAACGGTTGATTTGCATGAAAATATTGATAATACCTTGATGATTTTAAAACATCGTCTCAAGGCACAATCTTCTCGCCCGGAAATTAAAGTCATTAAAAATTATGGCAATATTCCCTTAATTAACTGTTATGCGGGTCAACTCAATCAAGTGTTTATGAATATTTTAATCAATGCCATTGATGCGTTAAGCTCGGTTCAAGAAAACGAGTTTTGCAAAGTCCGAACCTCAACGCCTCCTCAAATTTTAATTCAGACTGAAACCCTGATTGACTCCGAACACAAAACCTGGGTACAAATTCAGATTTCCGATAATGGTTTGGGAATGTCTGAAACCGTGAAAAATCGAATTTTTGAACCCTTTTTTACGACAAAACCCGTCGGTCAAGGAACCGGGATGGGATTAGCGATTAGTTATCAAATTGTGGTAGAAAAACATCAAGGTCAACTGTTGTGCACGTCTCAAATTGGAGAGGGGAGTACCTTTGTGATCACCTTACCGTTGTCGATAATGTCGAACACTGAGGCGGTAACACACCTGTAG
- a CDS encoding ABC transporter substrate-binding protein, protein MNYHNIHLGKTRKQIYFFLIGIVLCLGLGILASCFQPPTTPLFVGSNEWPGFAPLYLAKELGYYQNSSIKIVDYPSTTEINRAIRSGNLQAGAISLDETLLLAETFPQIRVILLVDLSNGADVILGKPQLNTLSDIKGKKVGVENTALGAYLLSRALDQVGLSVQDIKIVSLGYSEHEAAFKQGEIDAVVTFEPVRSKLIATGAKVLFDSSKIPGEIVDVLVVRQDIIETHSKDLEQLIRGWFMALDYLKQQPESAAQIMAERVGITPKEFLSSLKLLKFFTPVENQTLLSQTDPSLVKASQNLSKLMQEKKLLNSDIQFSSLLDQRFVTQFYKSNP, encoded by the coding sequence ATGAATTATCACAATATTCACCTGGGAAAAACTCGAAAGCAAATCTATTTCTTTTTAATCGGGATTGTGCTTTGTCTGGGTTTGGGAATCTTAGCCAGTTGTTTTCAACCACCTACAACCCCTCTATTTGTCGGGAGTAATGAGTGGCCGGGGTTCGCTCCTTTATATTTAGCCAAGGAGTTAGGTTACTATCAAAATAGTTCGATTAAAATTGTAGATTATCCTTCCACAACAGAAATTAATCGCGCCATTCGCAGTGGGAATTTACAAGCAGGAGCAATTAGTCTTGATGAAACATTACTATTAGCCGAAACCTTTCCTCAAATTCGGGTGATTCTGCTGGTTGATTTATCCAATGGTGCAGATGTTATCCTGGGAAAACCGCAGTTAAATACCTTATCGGATATTAAAGGAAAAAAAGTCGGGGTGGAAAATACAGCATTAGGAGCTTATCTGTTAAGTCGGGCACTTGATCAAGTGGGGCTTTCAGTGCAAGATATTAAAATTGTTTCTTTAGGGTATTCGGAACATGAAGCTGCCTTTAAACAGGGTGAAATTGATGCCGTTGTTACCTTTGAACCGGTTCGATCTAAGTTAATAGCAACGGGAGCTAAAGTTTTATTTGATAGTAGTAAGATTCCGGGTGAAATCGTTGATGTGTTGGTGGTGCGTCAGGATATTATAGAAACACACTCAAAAGATTTAGAACAGTTAATTCGAGGTTGGTTTATGGCTTTAGATTATCTGAAACAACAACCAGAGAGTGCTGCTCAAATCATGGCAGAACGGGTGGGAATTACACCGAAAGAATTTTTATCTTCTTTGAAACTCCTAAAATTCTTTACTCCGGTTGAAAATCAAACACTCCTCTCCCAAACTGATCCAAGTTTGGTGAAGGCGTCCCAAAACTTGTCTAAATTAATGCAGGAAAAAAAACTGCTCAACTCAGATATCCAATTTTCGTCTTTGTTGGATCAGCGTTTTGTGACTCAATTTTATAAATCTAATCCATGA